The sequence below is a genomic window from Chthoniobacterales bacterium.
CCGGCAAGGGGGAGGAGAAGCGTGCCCAGGAACTATTACACGAGGCCGGTGTTCGCGGATTGATCCCGAAGCCGTTCGCCATCAATCGCTTGATCGAGAAGGTGAAAGAGTGTCTGCCGGGAGTGCAGACCGTGTAACGCCGCGGACGCTGGTTGGCGGCGATGGAGCGCCTTCGCTGAAAGCTTAGCGGGCAGCCTCTTCGAGCAATTGACGGCGCGCTTCGATCCAATCGTGAGCGGAATCTCCCGGAAGGGAAAGCCTGGCTCGCCGCTCGGCGAGAAAGTAGGCGCGCAGGCGGATTGCCTCATCGGAAGGCTCGGCTGGCGTGGAAGCCGGCGCAGGCTGTGCGGCTGAGCGTGCCGGCGCGGCTTTGGGAGTCTTCTCTTTGGCAGCGGCCTTTTTTGCTTTCGGCTTCGCGGCGGTGACGCGCGGCTTTTTAGCGGGCCGCGCGGCTGGTTTCGGACCGCTGCCGGAGGCGCTTGGAGCCGGAGTGTCCGCTTGTTTTTCAGGTTCGTTTTTGGATTTTTTGGCCACGTTTAGTTGCTTGGAA
It includes:
- a CDS encoding DUF2934 domain-containing protein is translated as MAKKSKNEPEKQADTPAPSASGSGPKPAARPAKKPRVTAAKPKAKKAAAKEKTPKAAPARSAAQPAPASTPAEPSDEAIRLRAYFLAERRARLSLPGDSAHDWIEARRQLLEEAAR